The Erigeron canadensis isolate Cc75 chromosome 4, C_canadensis_v1, whole genome shotgun sequence genome window below encodes:
- the LOC122596697 gene encoding spastin translates to MSNEAPKLYIHKPKKSKLKKHHQMQPSPATAGSSAAAAPPRPPIVPPAPPIVPPAPPIVPPAPPTISPAPPKESFARRYKFMWPLLLAVNFSIGAYLFMRTKNKENMEEVAAVASTPTSAISAASVAVVGPVKQRAPIPLDQQLELFKWILEEKRKIKPKDPGEKKKIDEEKAILKQFIRAKPVSSL, encoded by the exons ATGAGTAACGAAGCTCCCAAACTCTACATTCACAAACCtaaaaaat CGAAACTGAAGAAACATCATCAAATGCAACCATCGCCGGCGACGGCGGGTTCTTCGGCTGCCGCTGCACCGCCGCGGCCACCAATCGTTCCTCCGGCGCCACCAATCGTTCCTCCGGCGCCACCAATCGTTCCTCCGGCGCCACCGACCATTTCTCCAGCGCCACCGAAAGAGTCGTTTGCACGCCGTTACAAGTTCATGTGGCCTCTTCTCCTTGCCGTTAATTTCTCTATTGGAG CTTACCTTTTCATGAGAACAAAGAATAAGGAGAATATGGAAGAAGTGGCAGCTGTTGCTTCTACTCCCACTTCTGCCATTTCAGCTGCTTCAGTTGCTGTTGTGGGACCTGTGAAACAACGTGCACCGATACCATTAGATCAACAACTTGAGCTTTTTAAGTGGATATTGGAAGAGAAAAGGAAAATTAAGCCAAAGGACCCCggggagaaaaagaaaatcgATGAAGAAAAAGCCATTTTGAAACAATTCATCCGAGCGAAACCAGTCTCATCTTTGTAA